In the genome of Limisphaerales bacterium, one region contains:
- a CDS encoding serine/threonine protein kinase, which yields MRMVPCERCNTQTFIPSDTGMFQYANCKNCGHSVMTPVKLRQFELRSVIGSGGMATVFRARDEILDRDVAVKLMKPEFTRDVNAMDGFFKEARYQASLNHTHIVQVYNYGEDDGHKFLVMEVADRGDLDALIQKHGRVDELYVLDVGVKISSALELVAKKGMIHLDLKPDNILYNADGEPKLTDFGIARRTDEGRHPDGLVGTPFYIAPERVALGRQDFRSDMYSLGATMYHALTGRVPFDAPTVEETVWMHVKTRLHPPRKLVSSVSKDTEAAILRSMHKDPEKRYASFEDFRMALEASRSRLLVKRYG from the coding sequence ATGCGCATGGTTCCGTGCGAGCGCTGCAATACGCAGACGTTTATCCCGTCCGATACGGGAATGTTTCAATATGCCAACTGCAAAAACTGCGGGCACTCGGTGATGACGCCCGTGAAGCTGCGGCAGTTTGAGCTGCGATCGGTGATCGGCTCCGGCGGCATGGCCACGGTATTCCGAGCACGTGATGAAATTCTTGATCGCGACGTGGCGGTGAAACTGATGAAGCCGGAGTTTACACGGGACGTCAACGCGATGGATGGTTTTTTTAAAGAAGCCCGCTATCAAGCCTCGCTCAACCACACCCACATCGTGCAGGTTTACAACTACGGTGAAGACGATGGCCACAAGTTTCTCGTGATGGAAGTGGCCGACCGCGGCGACCTTGATGCCCTCATCCAAAAACATGGCCGCGTGGACGAGCTGTATGTGCTCGACGTCGGCGTTAAAATTTCATCCGCGCTCGAGTTGGTCGCCAAAAAAGGAATGATCCACCTCGACCTCAAGCCCGACAATATACTTTACAACGCCGACGGCGAACCCAAGCTCACCGACTTCGGCATCGCCCGCCGCACCGACGAAGGTCGCCACCCCGATGGCCTCGTTGGCACCCCATTTTATATCGCCCCCGAACGCGTGGCTCTCGGTCGGCAGGATTTCCGTTCCGACATGTATTCCCTCGGCGCCACCATGTACCATGCCCTCACCGGACGCGTCCCTTTCGACGCCCCCACCGTGGAGGAAACCGTGTGGATGCACGTCAAAACCCGCCTGCATCCGCCGCGCAAACTCGTCAGCAGCGTCAGCAAAGACACCGAAGCCGCCATCCTGCGCTCCATGCACAAAGACCCCGAGAAACGCTACGCCAGCTTCGAAGACTTCCGAATGGCTCTCGAAGCCTCCCGCAGCCGCTTGTTAGTCAAACGCTACGGATGA
- a CDS encoding sodium:proton antiporter encodes MKNLTLWMRGLGLLLLLAGVVDLAATETEGAHAGHEHDEHHAHGVDGGGLSVWWVLPFGGMLLSIALGPLVAAHFWHSHYGKVAAGWIAVFAVPFLVSFGGHGFYEILHIVLLDYVPFIILLAALFTAAGGICLKGSLRGSPMVNTAILLIGTVLASWMGTTGAAMLLIRPILRANAWRKHRVHVVVFFIFLVANIGGSLTPLGDPPLFLGFLKGVDFFWTMKLLPVMAPVSVALLIIFFIVDTMMFRKEGEAPDDGEKVPLKLEGALNFAMVGLIIGAILFSKSLGDSKFKDATVAEEKMGIIVNSSESSDPVKGALMREDSDETYIVIKQVNETEIIIPVASITERKTSPKAIAPSELFALEEKMKKAKDKLKKYVKNNPSVKFDESNEAYHTTRVEHLHSIAEVNKIRAKISHDEATGLHIFGVTVPYSNLVRDGLLILIAFISLRITPMFRTQKDEHGHEVAAEGEEETNVRAANGFTWEPILEVAKLFIAIFICMIPALLILKAGVDGGLKSVILMVQTSTNDPINAMYFWLTGVLSSFLDNAPTYVVFFNTAGGDPTSLMGKGGMFDINVGSTLLAISCGAVFMGANTYIGNAPNFMVKAIAEENGVKMPSFFGYMAWSAAILIPVFIVVSIFYF; translated from the coding sequence ATGAAAAACCTGACGCTTTGGATGCGCGGGCTGGGGCTGCTGCTCCTGCTGGCGGGAGTGGTGGATCTCGCAGCCACCGAAACCGAAGGGGCCCACGCTGGGCACGAACACGATGAGCATCACGCTCATGGTGTGGATGGCGGGGGGCTGAGCGTGTGGTGGGTGCTGCCTTTTGGAGGCATGCTGCTCTCCATCGCGCTGGGGCCATTGGTGGCGGCGCATTTTTGGCACAGCCATTATGGCAAAGTGGCTGCGGGCTGGATTGCTGTGTTCGCCGTGCCTTTTCTTGTTTCGTTTGGCGGCCACGGCTTTTATGAAATCCTCCACATTGTGCTGCTGGATTACGTGCCGTTTATCATATTGCTGGCGGCACTCTTCACCGCCGCAGGCGGTATTTGCCTCAAAGGTTCCCTGCGGGGATCGCCGATGGTGAACACGGCCATTCTTTTAATCGGTACAGTGCTGGCCAGTTGGATGGGAACCACCGGCGCGGCGATGCTGCTCATTCGGCCTATCTTGCGCGCCAACGCCTGGCGCAAGCATCGCGTGCATGTGGTCGTGTTTTTCATTTTTCTGGTGGCTAACATTGGCGGTTCGCTGACGCCGCTGGGTGATCCGCCACTCTTCCTCGGATTCCTCAAAGGTGTGGATTTTTTCTGGACGATGAAGCTGCTTCCCGTGATGGCCCCGGTGTCGGTAGCATTGCTGATTATTTTCTTCATCGTGGATACGATGATGTTCCGCAAAGAAGGCGAAGCCCCCGATGACGGCGAGAAAGTGCCGCTCAAACTCGAAGGCGCTTTAAACTTCGCGATGGTGGGCCTGATTATCGGTGCGATTTTATTTTCCAAATCACTGGGTGATAGTAAATTCAAGGATGCCACCGTGGCAGAGGAAAAAATGGGGATTATCGTAAATTCCAGTGAATCATCCGATCCTGTTAAAGGGGCTTTGATGCGTGAGGATTCCGATGAAACATATATTGTAATCAAGCAAGTCAATGAAACTGAGATAATAATCCCTGTTGCATCCATCACTGAGAGAAAAACATCGCCAAAAGCTATTGCGCCGTCTGAGTTGTTTGCCTTGGAAGAAAAAATGAAAAAAGCCAAGGATAAGTTAAAAAAATATGTAAAAAACAATCCGAGTGTTAAATTTGATGAATCCAACGAGGCCTATCACACCACACGCGTGGAGCATTTGCATTCAATTGCCGAGGTAAACAAGATACGCGCAAAGATATCACACGACGAGGCAACGGGACTGCACATTTTCGGCGTTACTGTGCCTTATTCAAATTTAGTGCGCGATGGGTTGTTGATATTGATCGCGTTCATCAGCCTACGTATCACGCCAATGTTTCGGACGCAAAAGGATGAACACGGTCACGAAGTGGCCGCCGAAGGCGAGGAGGAAACCAATGTGCGAGCCGCCAATGGCTTTACTTGGGAACCGATCCTTGAGGTGGCCAAGCTCTTTATTGCCATCTTTATATGTATGATTCCGGCTCTGTTAATTCTAAAAGCCGGCGTGGATGGCGGTCTCAAAAGCGTTATCCTGATGGTGCAGACGAGCACAAATGATCCTATTAACGCGATGTATTTCTGGCTCACCGGCGTGCTATCTAGCTTCCTCGATAATGCGCCGACGTATGTGGTGTTCTTTAACACCGCCGGTGGCGACCCCACTTCGCTGATGGGCAAAGGCGGAATGTTCGACATAAACGTCGGCAGCACGCTGCTGGCCATCAGTTGCGGCGCGGTGTTTATGGGCGCCAACACCTACATCGGTAATGCGCCCAACTTTATGGTAAAGGCCATTGCCGAAGAAAATGGCGTGAAGATGCCCAGCTTCTTCGGCTACATGGCCTGGAGCGCGGCGATTCTAATTCCCGTCTTCATTGTCGTATCAATCTTTTACTTTTAA
- a CDS encoding 3-deoxy-D-manno-octulosonic acid transferase — MRLLYNILFPVFFLLSAPYYFWKLWRRGNWRAGFGQRFGGYGDLAAKLRGKKVLWLHAVSVGEANLSVQLVEKLRGQLEGWTFVVSTTTTTGMGELARKLPADVHRVYYPVDWMPFVRRAFRALNPAAIVLVEAEIWPNLFWRARDVGVPMHLVNARLSEKSFRGYRRFGVLFRPLFASLQTAGVHNEADAKRLAELGTESKAIAVTGNMKFDGAFEAGADAMDARALLQELNVADDAPVLVAGSTFEGEEILLAELLPQWREAFPNLFLILVPRHFERAAAVLDQLKSTQLKVARRTAMEAAPENPDVLLVDSTGELKSFFKVATVVFMGKSLTAQGGQNPIEPAAAGRAIVFGPFMQNFRAVVGELLAAKGAVQVADEGELAEKIPVLLGNLEQREALGEAALGVVSANKGASQRTADWLGQTLRALAK; from the coding sequence ATGCGGCTGCTTTATAACATTCTTTTCCCTGTTTTTTTTCTGCTTAGCGCGCCGTATTATTTTTGGAAACTATGGCGGCGCGGGAATTGGCGCGCGGGCTTCGGGCAACGGTTTGGCGGGTACGGCGACTTAGCGGCAAAATTGCGTGGCAAAAAAGTGCTGTGGTTGCACGCAGTTTCAGTGGGTGAAGCAAATCTTTCAGTGCAGCTCGTTGAAAAACTACGCGGACAATTGGAGGGCTGGACCTTCGTGGTGTCCACCACCACCACCACCGGCATGGGCGAGCTGGCGCGCAAGCTGCCAGCGGACGTGCATCGGGTTTATTATCCGGTGGATTGGATGCCCTTTGTGCGGCGGGCTTTTCGTGCGCTGAACCCTGCGGCGATCGTTTTGGTGGAGGCGGAAATTTGGCCCAACCTTTTTTGGCGCGCGCGTGACGTGGGGGTACCGATGCATTTGGTGAACGCGCGCCTTTCGGAAAAATCCTTTCGCGGGTATCGGCGGTTTGGGGTTTTGTTCCGGCCTCTCTTCGCCTCATTGCAAACCGCCGGCGTTCACAATGAGGCGGATGCAAAGCGGTTGGCAGAACTAGGCACTGAATCCAAAGCTATCGCGGTCACCGGAAATATGAAATTCGATGGTGCGTTTGAAGCGGGCGCGGATGCGATGGATGCCCGCGCGTTATTACAGGAATTGAACGTGGCCGATGATGCGCCGGTATTGGTGGCGGGTAGCACGTTTGAAGGGGAAGAAATTCTATTGGCGGAATTATTGCCGCAATGGCGTGAGGCGTTTCCGAATTTGTTTTTGATTTTGGTGCCGCGGCACTTCGAACGCGCGGCGGCAGTGTTGGATCAATTGAAATCCACACAATTAAAAGTGGCCCGCCGCACGGCGATGGAGGCCGCGCCGGAAAATCCCGATGTGTTGTTGGTGGATAGCACGGGCGAATTGAAGTCGTTCTTCAAAGTGGCCACGGTGGTGTTCATGGGCAAGAGCCTCACGGCGCAGGGCGGGCAGAATCCGATTGAGCCGGCGGCGGCGGGGCGGGCAATTGTGTTTGGACCGTTCATGCAAAATTTCCGCGCCGTGGTGGGTGAATTGCTGGCGGCAAAGGGCGCGGTGCAAGTGGCGGATGAAGGGGAGTTGGCCGAAAAAATCCCTGTTTTACTGGGTAATTTAGAGCAACGCGAGGCTTTGGGTGAGGCGGCGCTCGGGGTGGTATCGGCAAACAAAGGCGCCTCGCAGCGAACGGCCGATTGGCTCGGGCAAACGCTGCGGGCGTTGGCTAAGTAG